The Trueperaceae bacterium sequence CATGAGCGAGCTCCATCGCTACCTCGGCGACGACGTCGACGTGCCGGCCGGCGACGTCGGGGTCGGCGCGCGCGAGATCGGCTACCTGTTCGGGCAGTACAAGCGCCTCGCCGGCCGCTTCGAGGCCGGCGTCCTGACCGGCAAACCGCCCGCCTGGGCGGGCCTGGCCGGGCGAGCGTCGGCGACGGGGTACGGCCTCGCCTACTTCGCCGAGCGCATGTTGGACGCTCGGGGCGAGCGCCTCGAGGGCCGCACCTGCGTCGTGTCGGGCGCCGGCAACGTCGCGCGCTACGCCGCGCGCAAGCTGCAGGCGTTCGGGGCGCACGTCGTCGCCTGCAGCGACTCCACCGGCCGGGTGCACGACCCCGCCGGCCTCGACGTCGACCGGCTCGACGCCGTGAAGGGCGAACGCCGCGAGGGCCTCGCCGCCTACGCCGACGCGCGCCCCGGCGCGACGTTCACCGCCGGCGCGACGGTCTGGGACGTGCCGTGCGACGCGGCGTTCCCGTGCGCGACGGAGAACGAACTGGACGCCGGCGACGCCGCGACGCTGATCCGCAACGGCGTCACCCTCGTCGCCGAGGGCGCGAACATGCCGTGCACGCCGGGCGCCGTGGCGGCGTTCCGTGAGGCCGGCGTCGCGTACGGCCCCGGCAAGGCCGCCAACGCCGGCGGGGTGGCGACGTCGGGCTTGGAGATGCAGCAGAACGCCCGCTTCGAGACGTGGACCGAGGACCGCACCGACGCGGGCCTGCGCGACGTCATGGCGCACGTTCACGCCACCACGCGCGACGCCGCCGACCGCGTCGGCCGGCCGGGCGACCTCGCCGTCGGCGCCAACGTCGCCGGCTTCGAGCGGGTCGCGACCGCCATGCACGACCAGGGCGTCGTCTGACCCAGCGGGCGTTCCGGGCCCCGACGCAGGCGCGCCCCGGCCGAGGCCGGGGCGCGCAGGACGGCCGCGCGAAGCGCGGCGGGACCGGCGTCAGCTGGCGGTGCTGCCGCCGTCGACGGTGTACCAACT is a genomic window containing:
- the gdhA gene encoding NADP-specific glutamate dehydrogenase; its protein translation is MTPFPGDAPAVLREARDRIHARNAGRTTFLQAVDEVFVDLAPHLARRPELARDGLLDRLAEPERTLIFRVPWTDDAGRVHVQRGYRVQFNGALGPYKGGLRFHPSVTLDVVTFLAFEQTFKNALTGLPLGSGKGGADFDPKGRSDAEVMRFAQSFMSELHRYLGDDVDVPAGDVGVGAREIGYLFGQYKRLAGRFEAGVLTGKPPAWAGLAGRASATGYGLAYFAERMLDARGERLEGRTCVVSGAGNVARYAARKLQAFGAHVVACSDSTGRVHDPAGLDVDRLDAVKGERREGLAAYADARPGATFTAGATVWDVPCDAAFPCATENELDAGDAATLIRNGVTLVAEGANMPCTPGAVAAFREAGVAYGPGKAANAGGVATSGLEMQQNARFETWTEDRTDAGLRDVMAHVHATTRDAADRVGRPGDLAVGANVAGFERVATAMHDQGVV